The Candidatus Manganitrophus noduliformans genome includes a window with the following:
- a CDS encoding complex I 51 kDa subunit family protein codes for MSDQKTMEQKILLQHEEPLKTLDDYLARGGFQALKKALGMTQMQVIDEIKRSSLRGRGGAGFPTGIKWEGVYKKQADILGMIPTKYLVCNGSEGEPGTYKDRYLIQKNPYSLIEGMMIASYAIGTYKAIICIKEIFKKEIAILQRALKECADAGYIGDNVMGTGRNLPLELGFGPDSYLLGEDRAQLEVLEGKPAWPRAKGMIPVEYGLFGQPTVVNNVETLSTVPYIILRGADWFKSIGTADTAGTMIFTLTGDVNRPGMYELPMGTSLRTLIEVYGGGAKLDRHIRAVFSGPTNAVIPADKLDTPLDFASMRKIPSGIGSGGFIVYDDTACILKAGLNFARFLAIESCGQCASCKTGTGRIAHRLGLIEEGKGTEQDVFAILEDCLHTKGSGRCYLVTETGIDISSIFYNFPDDVVEHLEYGCLKDRHLPLPKIKDFDEATHTFTFDENYFDRSFAEGRYIIEPAL; via the coding sequence ATGTCCGATCAGAAAACGATGGAGCAGAAGATCCTTCTTCAACATGAAGAGCCGCTCAAAACGCTCGACGATTATCTCGCCCGCGGCGGCTTCCAGGCCCTTAAAAAGGCGCTGGGGATGACGCAGATGCAGGTGATCGACGAGATCAAGCGGTCGAGCCTTCGCGGTCGCGGCGGCGCCGGTTTCCCGACCGGGATCAAATGGGAAGGGGTTTACAAGAAACAAGCCGACATCCTCGGCATGATCCCCACGAAATACCTCGTCTGCAACGGCTCGGAAGGAGAGCCGGGCACCTACAAAGATCGCTACCTCATTCAAAAGAATCCATACTCGCTGATCGAAGGAATGATGATCGCGTCGTATGCCATCGGCACCTACAAGGCGATTATCTGTATCAAAGAGATTTTTAAAAAAGAGATCGCCATTCTCCAGCGGGCGTTGAAGGAATGCGCCGACGCCGGCTACATCGGCGACAACGTCATGGGGACGGGGCGGAACCTCCCCCTTGAGCTCGGCTTCGGTCCCGACTCGTATCTTCTCGGAGAAGACCGCGCGCAGTTGGAAGTGCTTGAAGGAAAACCGGCCTGGCCGCGCGCCAAAGGGATGATTCCGGTGGAGTACGGTCTCTTCGGTCAACCGACCGTCGTCAACAATGTCGAAACCCTCTCGACCGTTCCTTATATTATTCTGCGGGGAGCCGATTGGTTCAAGTCGATCGGAACGGCCGACACCGCCGGTACGATGATCTTCACCCTCACCGGCGATGTCAATCGCCCTGGGATGTATGAGCTGCCGATGGGGACTTCGCTGCGAACTCTAATCGAGGTCTACGGCGGCGGCGCCAAGCTCGATCGCCATATCCGGGCGGTCTTCTCCGGTCCCACCAACGCCGTGATCCCGGCCGACAAACTCGATACCCCGCTCGATTTCGCATCGATGCGGAAGATCCCTTCCGGTATCGGCTCCGGCGGCTTCATCGTCTACGACGACACCGCCTGCATCCTGAAAGCCGGCCTGAACTTCGCCCGTTTCCTGGCGATCGAATCGTGCGGGCAGTGCGCCTCCTGCAAAACCGGAACGGGCCGGATCGCTCACCGGCTGGGGCTGATCGAGGAGGGAAAAGGGACGGAGCAGGATGTCTTCGCCATTTTGGAAGACTGCCTTCACACCAAAGGCTCCGGTCGTTGCTATCTGGTGACCGAAACGGGGATCGACATCAGCAGCATCTTCTACAATTTCCCGGATGATGTCGTCGAGCACCTGGAGTATGGCTGCCTGAAGGATCGACATCTCCCCCTGCCGAAGATCAAAGATTTCGACGAAGCGACCCACACCTTTACGTTCGATGAGAACTATTTCGATCGGAGCTTCGCGGAGGGGCGGTACATCATCGAGCCGGCGCTCTAG
- a CDS encoding carbonic anhydrase — MNRTAQALATWTFALSLFAPITHAIAAGGHGPHWDYDGKEGPEHWGELDPKFQTCKSGKNQSPIDITSGKPEKLGPIEFKYHPFPLTIVNNGHTIQVNAPKGSSITVGGKKYDLLQFHFHSPSEHKKSGKAGDMEVHLVHKNDAGELAVVGVFMNAGKEHPLVKTLWEHLPAEAGKEKTVGQVVINPFDFLPAKKTFSNYPGSLTTPPCSEGVNWMVMNDSIEVSKAQVEKFTAIFPMTARPVQPLHERSIKVAAE, encoded by the coding sequence ATGAACAGAACAGCCCAGGCACTCGCCACATGGACCTTTGCTTTATCGCTCTTTGCCCCGATCACCCACGCGATTGCCGCAGGAGGTCACGGGCCCCACTGGGATTATGACGGGAAAGAGGGGCCGGAGCACTGGGGAGAGCTCGATCCGAAATTTCAGACGTGTAAATCGGGAAAGAACCAATCCCCCATCGATATCACCTCCGGCAAGCCGGAGAAGCTCGGTCCGATTGAATTCAAATATCATCCCTTCCCCCTGACCATTGTCAACAACGGCCACACCATCCAGGTGAACGCGCCGAAGGGGAGCTCCATCACCGTGGGGGGAAAGAAATACGATTTGCTTCAATTCCACTTCCACAGCCCGAGCGAGCACAAAAAGAGCGGTAAAGCCGGCGACATGGAGGTCCACCTCGTTCACAAGAACGACGCGGGAGAGCTGGCGGTCGTCGGGGTCTTTATGAACGCCGGAAAGGAGCATCCCCTCGTCAAAACGCTCTGGGAGCATCTCCCCGCCGAGGCCGGCAAAGAAAAGACGGTCGGTCAAGTCGTCATCAACCCGTTTGACTTCCTCCCCGCCAAGAAGACCTTCTCGAACTATCCCGGCTCGTTGACCACCCCCCCCTGCTCCGAAGGGGTCAACTGGATGGTCATGAACGACTCGATTGAAGTCTCGAAGGCCCAGGTGGAAAAATTCACCGCGATCTTCCCGATGACGGCCAGACCGGTTCAGCCGCTGCACGAAAGATCGATCAAAGTCGCCGCCGAATAA
- a CDS encoding precorrin-8X methylmutase, with product MMQDPQAVEEAGLKIIDQEAGAHSFHPGQWSVVRQVIHATADFDFAREMVFHPAAVEAGVAAVRFGADIVADTPTVDVGIAKDRLRKYGGTVWCFISDDDVILKSKEVNLPRTAVAMEKAAETSDGSIYAIGNAPAALLHLIRLVKEGKAKPSLIIGVPVGFIGAAEAKEELLSISTPFITCRGRKGGSAVAAAIINALSLLATHS from the coding sequence ATGATGCAAGATCCGCAGGCGGTTGAAGAGGCTGGCTTAAAAATAATTGATCAAGAGGCCGGGGCGCATTCCTTCCATCCCGGCCAGTGGTCGGTGGTCCGGCAGGTCATCCATGCCACCGCCGATTTTGATTTTGCCCGAGAGATGGTCTTCCACCCCGCCGCGGTCGAAGCGGGGGTGGCGGCGGTCCGTTTCGGCGCCGATATCGTCGCCGATACCCCGACGGTCGATGTCGGGATCGCCAAAGACCGCTTAAGAAAATATGGCGGGACCGTTTGGTGCTTTATCTCCGACGATGATGTGATTTTAAAGTCAAAAGAGGTCAACCTCCCCCGCACCGCCGTCGCAATGGAGAAGGCGGCCGAAACGAGCGATGGATCGATCTACGCGATTGGAAACGCCCCCGCCGCGCTTCTGCATCTGATCCGCCTCGTAAAAGAAGGAAAAGCGAAGCCGTCGCTGATTATCGGGGTCCCGGTCGGCTTTATCGGGGCCGCCGAGGCGAAAGAGGAGCTTCTCTCCATCTCCACCCCCTTCATCACCTGTCGGGGGAGAAAAGGGGGAAGCGCCGTGGCAGCGGCGATCATCAATGCCCTCTCCCTTCTTGCCACACATTCGTAG
- a CDS encoding cupin domain-containing protein, translating to MQVTTIEKMKSFSPEKMKKINLFDTKNLFCDLYCFEPGQAQKPHAHEGEDKVYYVLEGEGSFRVGAEEQTVKAHSAVLAPAGVDHGVTNRSSQRLVVLVLMAPKPHHH from the coding sequence ATGCAGGTCACGACGATTGAAAAGATGAAGAGCTTCTCCCCGGAGAAGATGAAGAAGATCAACCTCTTTGACACGAAGAACCTCTTCTGCGATCTTTACTGCTTTGAGCCGGGGCAGGCGCAGAAGCCGCATGCCCACGAAGGAGAGGACAAAGTCTACTATGTATTGGAGGGGGAAGGGTCGTTCCGCGTCGGGGCGGAGGAGCAGACGGTGAAAGCCCACTCGGCCGTCCTCGCACCGGCCGGCGTCGATCATGGTGTCACCAACCGCTCTTCCCAGCGGCTGGTGGTGTTGGTTTTGATGGCTCCGAAGCCGCATCATCATTAG